Proteins from one Hymenobacter monticola genomic window:
- a CDS encoding Fic family protein — MTNAPEVLIRKNWLPVVQHLFPGALISHRSHLEGQPTADGHLFLTYKYTRNVELPGLVVHLLEGPDPLPSDAPFGDGTLLFASEARGLLENLQPARVRKGGVSKALPLERVEERLEMVLRIRGEDGLNALRDQAREVAAALEWPTELASLQRIAGALLSTQSSKILTSPVARARALGLPFDAGRLALFTTLLSALHTAVLPRRPDPAPVAPPFYTIAFFEAYFSNFIEGTEFQVDEAHRIVETGQLVGGRHADSHDVLSTYQLCSNVAEMRVVPQSAEDLLAILQRRHAQLMHARPDKRPGQWKEYANQAGLTSFVDPGLVRGTLHEGFKLYRSLSEPLARALFMMLMIGEVHPFDDGNGRLARLMMNAELFSASQCRIIVTTHAREDYLDALRRLSRQSDPSLYIRMLSGAQQFVADLQPDSYEAVKVQLEAQDAFTDVSSKLRW; from the coding sequence TTGACTAACGCGCCCGAAGTACTGATTCGTAAGAACTGGCTGCCGGTGGTGCAGCACCTGTTTCCGGGGGCGCTTATCAGCCACCGCTCGCACCTGGAGGGCCAGCCCACGGCCGATGGGCACTTGTTTCTGACCTATAAGTATACCCGCAACGTGGAGTTGCCAGGGCTTGTGGTGCATCTGCTGGAAGGGCCCGACCCGTTGCCCAGCGACGCGCCCTTCGGCGATGGCACGTTGCTGTTTGCTTCGGAAGCCCGGGGCCTGTTGGAAAACCTGCAGCCGGCCCGCGTCCGCAAAGGCGGGGTGAGCAAGGCGCTGCCGTTGGAGCGGGTGGAGGAGCGACTGGAAATGGTGCTGCGCATCCGGGGCGAGGACGGCCTTAATGCCCTGCGCGACCAGGCCCGCGAAGTGGCCGCGGCCCTGGAGTGGCCCACGGAACTGGCGTCGCTGCAACGCATTGCCGGCGCGCTGCTGAGCACGCAGTCCAGCAAAATCCTCACTTCCCCCGTGGCGCGCGCCCGCGCGCTGGGGCTGCCCTTCGATGCCGGTCGGCTAGCCTTGTTCACCACCCTGCTCAGTGCGCTGCACACCGCAGTGCTGCCGCGGCGGCCCGACCCCGCGCCCGTGGCTCCCCCCTTTTATACCATTGCTTTCTTTGAGGCTTACTTCTCCAATTTCATCGAAGGCACCGAATTTCAGGTCGATGAGGCTCACCGCATCGTGGAAACCGGTCAGTTGGTGGGGGGACGCCACGCCGATTCGCACGATGTGCTGAGCACCTACCAGCTCTGCAGCAACGTGGCCGAAATGCGCGTGGTCCCGCAATCGGCCGAAGACTTGCTGGCCATTCTGCAGCGGCGGCATGCCCAGCTCATGCATGCCCGCCCCGACAAGCGACCCGGCCAGTGGAAAGAGTACGCCAACCAGGCCGGCCTGACCAGCTTCGTGGACCCCGGCCTGGTGCGCGGCACCCTGCACGAGGGCTTCAAGCTCTACCGCAGCCTAAGTGAGCCGCTCGCCCGGGCCCTTTTCATGATGTTAATGATTGGCGAGGTTCACCCCTTCGATGACGGCAACGGCCGCCTGGCCCGCCTCATGATGAATGCCGAACTGTTCAGCGCCAGCCAGTGCCGCATCATCGTCACCACCCACGCCCGCGAGGACTATTTGGATGCCCTGCGCCGGCTGAGTCGGCAAAGCGACCCGAGTCTGTACATCCGCATGCTAAGTGGGGCGCAGCAGTTCGTGGCCGACCTGCAGCCAGATTCCTATGAGGCAGTGAAGGTGCAGTTGGAGGCGCAGGATGCTTTTACCGACGTTTCCTCGAAGTTGCGCTGGTAA
- a CDS encoding DEAD/DEAH box helicase — protein MSFDLLAEPIRRYVRDQRWESLRPIQAAAIQHILATDDNYILASRTASGKTEAAFLPILSKVDFRQPGVRVLYLSPLIALINDQFHRVEQLCKYLDVKVTKWHGEASRTEKKKLVQQPEGIVLITPESLEAMFVNAPYSVPALFAQLQYVVIDEIHSFLGTDRGIHLKSLLSRLEAVTAARSFAIVGLSATIGDYAEAKRFTGHEERTKVLLDRASKDMLTSFRYFSAEDDGSDLPLALLKDLYKQTSTSKVLIFPNSRGLAEVIAVKLRQIADRVGGHDKYFSHHSSVDKEVREYVEHFAKHNQRQPFCIACTSTLELGIDIGSVDKVVQVDAAHSIASLIQRVGRSGRREGEQSHLLLYATKPWSLLQSLACWLLYGEGFVEPLRTATQPYDLLLHQALSIVKQLSGCPENELVARLRANAAFTTIPAEDIAEILAELQRINWLERIGPELIIGVEGEYTVNSRDFYSVFKTEPAFKVQHAGKTIGEIPLTPQVRENENLLLAARIWKIKYVDEPAKKIEVVPAHDGKRPIFLGGGGAVDVKVREKMLQLLISNSPHSELDAASQQELRELRQEFARFGLVEARHERPVLVKEAKLVLYTFTSTKINRSLAFLLNCLDVTVPYEYDDPTSSFTLTLSAVLLPDLLAQLQLYALDVEGHLLTAIGENPGLLDFAKWAASLPVRHQAAVLQERYFDFAGAATFLQTLRPVLSVQEADIPQESAR, from the coding sequence ATGTCCTTCGACCTGCTCGCCGAGCCCATCCGCCGCTACGTGCGTGACCAGCGCTGGGAATCGCTGCGCCCCATCCAGGCCGCCGCTATTCAGCACATCCTGGCCACCGACGACAACTACATCCTGGCCTCGCGCACGGCCTCCGGCAAGACGGAGGCCGCGTTTCTGCCGATTCTCTCGAAGGTAGACTTCCGGCAGCCCGGCGTGCGGGTGCTCTATTTATCCCCGCTGATTGCCCTCATCAACGACCAGTTCCACCGCGTCGAACAGCTCTGCAAGTACCTGGACGTGAAGGTGACCAAGTGGCACGGCGAGGCGAGCCGGACCGAGAAGAAGAAGCTCGTGCAGCAGCCCGAGGGCATCGTGCTCATCACACCCGAGTCGCTGGAGGCCATGTTCGTCAACGCGCCCTACAGCGTGCCCGCCCTGTTTGCCCAGCTGCAGTACGTGGTGATTGACGAAATCCACTCCTTTCTGGGCACCGACCGGGGCATTCACTTAAAGTCCCTGCTCTCCCGGCTTGAAGCCGTCACGGCAGCCCGGTCCTTCGCCATCGTCGGCCTGTCGGCCACTATCGGTGACTACGCGGAAGCCAAGCGCTTTACTGGTCACGAGGAGCGCACCAAGGTGCTGCTCGACCGGGCCAGCAAGGACATGCTGACTTCGTTCCGGTACTTCAGCGCGGAGGACGACGGCAGCGACCTGCCGTTGGCTTTGTTAAAAGACCTGTACAAGCAGACGAGCACCAGCAAGGTGCTCATTTTCCCCAACAGCCGGGGCTTGGCCGAGGTCATCGCCGTCAAGCTGCGGCAGATTGCCGACCGGGTGGGCGGCCACGACAAATACTTCTCGCACCACTCCTCGGTGGACAAGGAAGTGCGCGAATACGTCGAGCACTTCGCCAAGCACAACCAGCGCCAGCCCTTCTGCATTGCGTGCACCTCCACGCTGGAGCTGGGCATCGACATCGGCTCGGTGGACAAAGTCGTACAAGTGGACGCGGCGCACTCCATTGCTTCGCTCATCCAGCGCGTGGGCCGCAGCGGCCGCCGCGAGGGCGAGCAAAGCCACCTGCTACTTTACGCTACTAAGCCCTGGAGTTTGCTGCAGTCGCTGGCCTGCTGGCTACTCTACGGTGAAGGTTTCGTGGAGCCCCTGCGCACGGCCACCCAGCCCTACGATTTGCTGCTGCACCAGGCCCTCTCGATTGTCAAGCAGCTGTCGGGCTGCCCCGAGAACGAGCTGGTGGCCCGGCTGCGGGCTAACGCAGCGTTCACTACCATTCCGGCCGAAGACATCGCCGAGATTCTGGCCGAGCTGCAGCGCATCAACTGGCTGGAGCGCATCGGCCCGGAACTGATTATCGGAGTGGAGGGCGAGTACACGGTCAATTCCCGCGACTTCTACAGCGTCTTCAAAACCGAGCCCGCCTTCAAGGTGCAGCACGCGGGCAAAACCATCGGGGAGATTCCGCTCACGCCCCAGGTGCGGGAAAACGAGAACCTGCTGCTGGCCGCCCGCATCTGGAAAATCAAGTACGTCGACGAGCCCGCGAAGAAAATCGAAGTCGTGCCGGCCCACGACGGCAAGCGGCCCATCTTCCTGGGCGGCGGCGGCGCGGTCGACGTCAAAGTGCGGGAGAAAATGTTGCAGCTGCTCATCAGCAATTCCCCGCATTCCGAGCTGGACGCGGCGAGCCAGCAGGAGCTGCGGGAGCTGCGCCAGGAGTTTGCCCGCTTTGGCTTGGTCGAGGCCCGGCACGAACGGCCCGTGCTTGTCAAAGAAGCGAAACTCGTGCTCTACACCTTCACCAGCACGAAGATTAACCGCAGCCTGGCCTTCCTGCTCAACTGCTTGGATGTAACCGTGCCCTACGAGTATGACGACCCCACCAGCAGCTTCACCCTGACCCTGTCGGCTGTCCTGTTGCCGGATTTACTGGCGCAGCTGCAGCTCTATGCGCTGGACGTGGAGGGCCATCTGCTGACGGCTATTGGCGAAAACCCCGGCTTGCTGGACTTTGCCAAGTGGGCTGCATCGTTGCCGGTCCGCCACCAGGCCGCCGTGTTGCAGGAGCGCTACTTTGACTTCGCGGGCGCGGCCACCTTTCTGCAAACGCTGCGACCGGTCCTGTCCGTGCAGGAAGCAGATATTCCCCAAGAAAGTGCGCGCTAA
- a CDS encoding BRCT domain-containing protein translates to MAPQPTPSDAHGQPVRLFHRANNTAKAVDQLVGICTGILADGEVNENEAVFFAEWVRKHAPAEPVWPFTDVLQRIERIFADGVCDAEERAELKDVMEALCGFSQEPPLPMAENLSTSLPLCMPQPHPLLFANQQFVVTGKFAYGARTAVFEAITALGGLPTDSAPTKTTNYVVIGVFASRDWINTSHGRKIEKAVQLREKGTGISIVSEEHWKQFVH, encoded by the coding sequence ATGGCGCCTCAACCTACCCCTAGTGATGCCCACGGCCAGCCCGTGCGGCTGTTCCATCGGGCCAACAACACGGCCAAGGCCGTGGACCAGCTCGTCGGCATCTGCACCGGCATTCTGGCCGACGGCGAAGTGAACGAAAACGAAGCCGTTTTCTTCGCCGAATGGGTGCGCAAGCACGCGCCCGCCGAACCGGTGTGGCCCTTCACCGATGTGCTGCAGCGCATTGAGCGCATTTTCGCCGACGGGGTCTGCGATGCGGAAGAGCGCGCGGAGCTCAAAGACGTGATGGAGGCGCTCTGCGGCTTTAGCCAGGAGCCGCCACTGCCAATGGCCGAGAACCTGTCGACCTCGCTGCCGTTGTGCATGCCCCAGCCGCACCCGCTGCTGTTCGCGAACCAGCAGTTTGTGGTGACCGGCAAGTTTGCCTACGGGGCCCGGACGGCCGTTTTCGAAGCCATTACCGCCCTGGGTGGCCTGCCCACGGATTCAGCGCCCACCAAGACCACCAACTACGTCGTCATCGGGGTATTCGCCAGCCGGGACTGGATTAACACCAGCCACGGCCGCAAGATTGAGAAGGCCGTGCAGCTCCGGGAGAAAGGCACCGGTATCAGCATCGTTTCGGAGGAGCACTGGAAGCAGTTCGTGCACTAA
- a CDS encoding ParA family protein: MKVITFANHKGGVGKTTSTLTVGQELARRGQRVLFLDCDPQHNLTMSFAASVVAHLGTVIRGERTLKQIIVGVGEGMGLAGSARELTQLEKILGQQPTYQFFLRDQLEEVAADYDYVLIDTPPALTSLTYAALVASDAVFIPVQPEFYGYEGLTTLLDACAIMGKNFNPRLKVGGLFLTKYSASYRLSLHHDVVAIMRDNAVTGPLLMTTSIRQNGKLSEAQIEKQNLFTYAPASNGAEDYRNLTTEILARL, encoded by the coding sequence ATGAAAGTCATCACCTTTGCAAACCACAAGGGAGGGGTTGGTAAAACCACTTCCACGCTGACGGTCGGTCAGGAACTGGCCCGTCGCGGGCAGCGGGTACTTTTCCTGGACTGCGACCCGCAGCATAACCTGACCATGAGTTTTGCCGCTAGTGTGGTGGCTCATCTGGGCACCGTCATCCGGGGCGAGCGCACGCTCAAGCAAATTATCGTCGGGGTAGGGGAGGGGATGGGTCTGGCTGGTTCGGCCCGGGAGCTGACGCAGCTCGAGAAGATACTGGGCCAGCAGCCCACCTACCAGTTCTTCCTGCGCGACCAATTGGAGGAAGTAGCGGCCGACTACGACTACGTGCTGATTGATACGCCTCCTGCGCTCACCAGCCTCACCTACGCGGCCCTGGTGGCCAGTGACGCGGTGTTTATCCCTGTGCAGCCCGAGTTCTACGGCTATGAGGGCCTGACCACGCTGCTGGACGCCTGCGCCATCATGGGCAAGAACTTCAACCCCCGCCTGAAGGTAGGAGGGCTGTTCCTGACGAAGTACTCGGCCAGCTACCGCCTCTCGCTGCACCACGACGTGGTGGCCATCATGCGGGACAACGCCGTGACGGGGCCGCTGCTCATGACTACCAGCATCCGGCAAAACGGCAAGCTCTCGGAAGCACAGATTGAAAAGCAGAACCTGTTCACCTACGCGCCCGCCAGCAACGGCGCCGAAGATTACCGCAACCTCACCACTGAAATCCTCGCCCGTCTATGA
- a CDS encoding tellurite resistance TerB C-terminal domain-containing protein — protein sequence MIIDITGPDVPLHFQVTTPEPARPVATAPAAGDTPPDYDYYMPRLGTKYRKKLGLTAQQVEWLDKFWPPQNVFIAIKGCCLATMRLYLQVLPALETALQSTGASLAQVVSAAQQEALRGRRAAPNPYGHSWNDYDERYLQEQIEATIYSTIFRRCENVVREAYGNKRKLAAEFSGMDAALAAELEKQLGPPLDALLPGLVTSIHAPDEATELALNLQNVTRWKQQLDQLAEALSPSTSAAFVAGVNQLGQRNARNPALENIFFEASKLVAKYDREHALRFYVQYVYHDLNSVTINSKPLAKTIQKSLFPQPDQLQRFEALVSQLVQDKDLAQALAQVPAVYARQRRKIELDLGAIRAVQHQHAGTVELLNEYLQDEPEPAVAPVPNPVAVPAVSETQPDEEIQLTVAAPAPAPAVPTTTTSGAFAAAWGLSATQQALLARFGEQALMLPQAEVEAFARQHGALRNQLIDSINEQCYEQLDDVLIEEDGDTYTIYASYYQQLATPC from the coding sequence ATGATTATTGACATAACCGGGCCGGACGTGCCCCTGCACTTTCAGGTAACGACTCCGGAACCCGCTCGTCCCGTGGCCACAGCGCCCGCCGCCGGCGACACGCCGCCCGACTACGACTACTATATGCCGCGGCTGGGCACAAAGTACCGTAAAAAGCTCGGCTTAACGGCGCAGCAAGTGGAGTGGCTGGATAAATTCTGGCCGCCGCAAAACGTCTTCATCGCCATCAAAGGCTGCTGCCTGGCCACCATGCGTCTCTACCTGCAGGTGTTGCCTGCTTTGGAAACGGCCCTGCAATCCACGGGCGCTTCGCTGGCGCAGGTCGTGAGCGCGGCCCAGCAGGAGGCGCTGCGTGGGCGCCGCGCCGCACCAAACCCCTACGGCCATAGCTGGAACGACTACGACGAGCGCTACCTGCAGGAGCAAATCGAGGCCACGATATATTCGACTATTTTCCGGCGCTGCGAAAACGTAGTGCGCGAGGCCTACGGCAACAAGCGCAAGCTGGCGGCAGAATTCTCCGGGATGGACGCGGCCCTGGCAGCCGAACTGGAAAAACAGCTGGGCCCGCCCCTGGATGCCCTGTTGCCCGGTCTGGTTACCAGCATCCACGCCCCCGACGAAGCCACGGAGCTGGCGCTAAACCTGCAAAACGTGACCCGCTGGAAGCAGCAGCTGGACCAGCTCGCCGAAGCGCTCAGTCCCAGCACAAGTGCCGCCTTCGTGGCGGGCGTAAACCAATTGGGACAGCGCAACGCCCGCAACCCGGCCCTGGAAAACATCTTTTTCGAAGCCTCCAAGCTCGTGGCCAAGTACGACCGCGAACACGCCCTGCGGTTCTACGTGCAGTACGTGTACCACGACCTGAACTCGGTCACCATCAACAGCAAGCCCCTGGCCAAAACCATCCAGAAAAGCCTGTTTCCGCAGCCCGACCAGCTGCAGCGGTTTGAGGCATTGGTCAGTCAGCTAGTGCAGGACAAGGACCTGGCGCAGGCCCTGGCCCAGGTGCCGGCGGTGTACGCGCGGCAGCGGCGCAAAATCGAGCTCGACCTGGGTGCCATCCGCGCAGTGCAGCACCAGCACGCCGGCACGGTGGAACTGCTCAACGAGTACCTCCAGGACGAGCCGGAGCCGGCTGTGGCCCCCGTACCCAACCCCGTGGCAGTTCCGGCAGTATCGGAAACCCAGCCGGATGAGGAGATTCAGTTAACCGTGGCAGCTCCGGCCCCGGCACCCGCCGTGCCCACTACGACTACCAGCGGCGCGTTTGCCGCTGCCTGGGGGCTGAGTGCTACCCAACAGGCCCTGCTGGCCCGCTTTGGCGAGCAGGCGCTGATGCTGCCGCAGGCCGAAGTGGAAGCGTTTGCCCGGCAGCACGGGGCCCTGCGCAACCAGCTCATCGACAGCATTAACGAGCAATGCTACGAGCAGCTGGACGACGTGCTGATTGAAGAAGACGGCGACACCTATACCATTTACGCATCCTACTACCAGCAACTGGCGACCCCATGCTAG
- a CDS encoding transposase, with translation MLRTLQQALEQWQQTKGEPPADDVARLAPLLHEHVNMLGRYDFTLPDRIAAGELRPLRNPSSWEEQLVEIP, from the coding sequence ATGCTGAGGACGTTGCAACAGGCGCTGGAACAGTGGCAACAAACGAAAGGGGAGCCGCCGGCGGACGACGTGGCGCGCCTCGCTCCCCTGCTGCACGAGCACGTCAACATGCTGGGCCGCTACGATTTTACTCTGCCTGACCGCATTGCCGCCGGCGAGTTGCGGCCGCTGCGTAACCCCAGTAGCTGGGAAGAGCAACTGGTCGAAATTCCTTAG
- a CDS encoding replication initiation protein, translating into MKTPPKQNADKIVAQHNALVNARFSFVPLQMRLFLALLSRISLDDTEFKEHIIPVSELLFERHGGSAYQQIDEMCDDITSFKLYIEILEDGTRKRRRRPKYDYIPLMAKAGYDGDLGGIVAAFNPLIMPYLLQLRESGNFTLADLDELRKLKSPSSVRIYWLLKEYSDFGQRTVTPEQLRFMLDIAENEYPRFSNFKARVLDRAQLELARTDMPFTYELERQNQLVQRIKFLFGYETANTDTNGADEGQETKLIENTELSQHSESAEKVSSDEPTWIQALRLIGVSLRSIKQITKQLEEKEYPLEYVDFVLSRIGKQHQLGKVKKPAGAVYKALVEKYLLEEYLAEQKAAKAIPVKKLVATAKLKAPLHEEVAFPLREVREMYENPGPFLKRQLQEPTFELHLEAIYLSQGFVLVHRNGEDWLIKSGSPLIS; encoded by the coding sequence ATGAAAACACCTCCCAAACAGAACGCCGACAAGATAGTGGCCCAGCATAACGCACTCGTTAATGCGCGTTTCAGCTTTGTGCCTCTGCAGATGCGCTTGTTTCTGGCGCTGCTTTCTCGCATCAGTCTGGACGATACCGAATTTAAGGAACACATCATTCCGGTCAGCGAACTGCTGTTCGAGCGACACGGCGGCTCGGCTTACCAGCAGATTGACGAGATGTGTGACGACATCACCTCCTTCAAGCTATACATTGAAATACTGGAGGACGGTACCCGCAAACGCCGGCGGCGGCCCAAGTACGATTACATCCCGCTGATGGCCAAAGCGGGCTACGACGGGGACCTGGGCGGGATAGTGGCGGCCTTCAACCCCCTCATCATGCCGTACCTGCTGCAGCTACGCGAGAGCGGCAACTTCACGCTGGCCGACCTGGACGAGTTACGCAAGCTGAAAAGCCCCAGCTCGGTTCGCATTTACTGGCTGCTTAAAGAGTATTCGGACTTTGGGCAGCGGACCGTCACGCCGGAGCAGCTGCGCTTCATGCTCGATATTGCTGAAAACGAATACCCACGCTTCAGCAACTTCAAAGCGCGGGTGCTGGACCGGGCTCAGCTGGAACTAGCGCGCACCGATATGCCATTCACCTACGAATTAGAGCGGCAAAATCAATTGGTGCAACGCATCAAGTTCCTGTTTGGCTATGAGACGGCTAATACGGACACCAATGGAGCCGATGAAGGGCAGGAGACGAAACTTATTGAGAATACTGAACTTTCTCAACATTCTGAAAGTGCTGAGAAAGTTAGTAGTGATGAGCCCACTTGGATTCAGGCCTTACGGCTGATAGGGGTAAGCTTGCGTAGTATTAAGCAGATTACCAAACAGCTGGAGGAGAAGGAGTACCCCCTCGAATACGTTGACTTTGTATTATCCCGCATAGGCAAACAGCATCAACTGGGCAAAGTAAAAAAACCGGCAGGAGCAGTATACAAAGCCTTGGTGGAAAAATACTTACTGGAAGAATACCTAGCCGAGCAAAAAGCGGCAAAGGCCATTCCAGTCAAAAAGCTTGTTGCCACAGCCAAGTTGAAAGCGCCTTTGCACGAAGAAGTGGCATTTCCCCTACGGGAGGTACGGGAAATGTATGAAAATCCTGGACCGTTCCTGAAGCGTCAGCTGCAGGAACCCACTTTTGAACTGCACTTGGAGGCCATTTATCTAAGTCAGGGGTTCGTTCTCGTGCATCGCAATGGCGAAGATTGGCTAATCAAATCGGGTTCGCCTTTAATCTCATAA
- a CDS encoding ATP-binding protein gives MLDNIKPKEATAIINSLLGGVVPKVGVQHITVGRSPEIEAFVKALDDVKNGHSMVKFWIGDFGSGKSFMLHLLNTVALKQKFVVANADFTPDNRLYANDGKGVALYSSIMDNIAIQTKPEGGALATLLEKWIEQVITKTAQEQGLALGDIREPQHLPRIQAAIMQTIQELTDVGGFDFGMVVLKYYEGYVTDNDLLRRNALKWLKGEYRTKTEARQDLGVREIINDLNYYDMLKNFCRLFVSMGYSGFMINLDEAINLYKISTAVMREKNYEKILTIYNDCFQGKVSNFFLNFAGTREVLENDRRGLFSYQALKSRLETNKFETAGVRDFAQPVIRLLPLTHNEVFVLLQKLKEIFDFNYKTQLDVTAADIQSFMEEMFNKPGASEFLTPREVIRDFLNILSLLRQNPGLDKQRLFGDIEIRDERPNESAVDSLVDSIEVL, from the coding sequence ATGCTAGACAACATCAAGCCCAAAGAGGCCACGGCCATCATTAACTCCCTGCTCGGCGGTGTCGTGCCCAAGGTAGGCGTGCAGCACATCACGGTGGGCCGCTCGCCCGAGATTGAAGCGTTCGTGAAGGCCCTCGACGATGTGAAGAATGGCCACAGCATGGTCAAGTTCTGGATTGGCGATTTCGGCTCGGGCAAGTCGTTCATGCTGCACCTGCTCAACACCGTGGCCCTGAAGCAGAAGTTCGTGGTGGCCAACGCCGACTTCACGCCCGATAACCGCCTGTACGCCAACGACGGCAAGGGCGTAGCCCTCTACTCGTCCATTATGGACAACATCGCCATCCAGACCAAGCCCGAGGGCGGGGCGCTGGCCACGCTGCTGGAGAAGTGGATTGAGCAGGTCATCACCAAAACGGCGCAGGAGCAGGGCCTGGCGCTGGGCGACATCCGCGAGCCGCAGCACCTGCCCCGGATTCAGGCCGCCATCATGCAAACCATCCAGGAACTGACCGACGTGGGGGGCTTCGATTTCGGCATGGTCGTGCTCAAATATTACGAGGGCTACGTGACCGACAACGACCTGTTGCGGCGCAACGCGCTCAAGTGGCTCAAAGGCGAGTACCGCACCAAAACCGAGGCCCGACAGGACCTGGGCGTGCGCGAAATCATCAACGACCTGAACTACTACGACATGCTCAAGAACTTCTGCCGGTTGTTCGTGAGCATGGGCTACAGCGGGTTCATGATTAACCTGGATGAAGCCATCAACCTGTATAAAATCTCCACCGCCGTGATGCGGGAGAAGAACTACGAGAAGATTCTCACCATCTACAACGACTGCTTCCAAGGTAAGGTCAGCAATTTCTTCCTCAACTTTGCCGGCACCCGCGAAGTGCTCGAAAATGACCGCCGGGGCCTGTTCAGCTACCAGGCGCTGAAGTCCCGCCTCGAAACCAACAAGTTTGAAACGGCCGGTGTGCGCGACTTTGCCCAGCCCGTTATACGCCTGCTGCCGCTGACGCACAACGAGGTGTTCGTGCTGCTGCAGAAACTCAAGGAAATCTTCGACTTCAACTACAAAACCCAGCTCGATGTGACGGCCGCTGACATCCAGTCCTTTATGGAGGAGATGTTCAACAAGCCCGGGGCCAGCGAGTTTCTCACCCCGCGCGAGGTCATCCGCGACTTTCTCAACATCCTGAGCCTTTTGCGCCAGAACCCGGGCCTGGACAAGCAGCGTCTGTTCGGTGACATTGAAATCCGCGACGAGCGGCCCAATGAGTCGGCGGTCGATAGCCTGGTCGATAGCATCGAGGTGCTCTAA
- a CDS encoding replication initiation protein — translation MSFGSHHPPIYPLGLVYEPEHKEFVKQHWNVTFARQGKLSVTAKRILARVFDQIRDDDFQLRDFYQLAIADITEFVNTTRETAYREMEGALRELAAATWEFKNLDNEQWHVRNLLDTTKERPVGYHGGVITVLLNPQLSPYFIQLAHYTTYRLDNYLKLRSWYSMRLHEILSAFRDTGFWEVGLQEYRQLLDCWYLTDKRGRVQKNKDGHPRLKYTNVNDLIRNTTAEALQELAETEVAFEVEPRYETARVGRGRRKIVGLRFDLLQPRLTTIPITWLTDPVKGALVEKLRRWKVADQHIALYATILQVSGINKLIREWQLKEISDHRIDSREKYCNAAFVRAAKQILEQQKADALQIRKDRQLGFFSSKNETPVQ, via the coding sequence ATGTCGTTCGGTTCACATCATCCTCCTATATACCCGCTTGGTTTGGTTTATGAGCCAGAGCACAAGGAATTCGTTAAGCAGCACTGGAACGTTACGTTTGCCCGGCAAGGCAAGCTGAGCGTCACGGCGAAGCGCATTCTGGCGCGGGTATTCGACCAAATCCGAGACGACGACTTCCAACTACGAGATTTTTACCAGTTGGCCATAGCCGACATCACGGAGTTCGTCAACACCACGCGGGAAACTGCCTACCGCGAGATGGAAGGCGCCTTACGCGAGTTGGCAGCCGCCACCTGGGAATTTAAAAACCTTGATAATGAGCAATGGCATGTCCGCAACCTGCTTGACACGACCAAGGAGCGCCCTGTGGGCTACCATGGGGGCGTCATCACTGTGCTTCTTAATCCGCAGTTAAGCCCCTATTTTATTCAGCTTGCGCACTATACCACTTACCGGCTCGACAATTATCTTAAGCTTAGAAGTTGGTATTCAATGCGCCTCCACGAAATTTTATCCGCATTTCGCGACACTGGTTTCTGGGAGGTTGGCCTGCAGGAGTACCGGCAATTACTGGATTGCTGGTATCTAACTGATAAGCGGGGTCGCGTGCAGAAAAATAAGGACGGTCATCCTCGGCTCAAGTACACTAATGTCAACGACCTTATCCGCAATACAACCGCGGAAGCCCTACAAGAGTTGGCGGAAACAGAAGTCGCCTTTGAGGTTGAGCCTCGGTACGAAACAGCACGCGTGGGGCGGGGCCGCCGGAAAATAGTGGGCTTGCGCTTTGATTTATTACAACCGCGCCTCACTACTATCCCAATAACCTGGCTTACTGACCCAGTCAAGGGCGCACTGGTTGAGAAATTACGCCGTTGGAAGGTGGCTGACCAGCACATTGCCCTTTATGCAACAATCCTTCAGGTCAGCGGAATCAATAAACTCATTCGGGAATGGCAATTGAAAGAAATCTCAGACCACCGCATAGATAGCCGGGAAAAGTATTGCAACGCGGCCTTTGTACGCGCTGCCAAGCAAATTTTAGAGCAGCAGAAGGCCGATGCACTACAGATACGAAAGGACCGGCAGCTAGGCTTCTTCAGCAGCAAGAATGAAACGCCGGTTCAATGA